The Chelonoidis abingdonii isolate Lonesome George chromosome 9, CheloAbing_2.0, whole genome shotgun sequence genome has a segment encoding these proteins:
- the IGFALS gene encoding insulin-like growth factor-binding protein complex acid labile subunit, translating into MLWLLSLQYCALHGTGIWGTLSIPSHVIFPSFPLAVCCQLMISICFVLISPSTPPGDTALLLLLVLVLAAGSQSPSGEAPKEQPDTELLKCPSSCACSYDDYSEELNIFCSSRNLTHLPEDIPSNVKSLWLDGNNFLSLPAMAFRNLSNLDFLNLQSSQLASIEQHAFHGLKGLYHLHLERNRLKHLAPNTFLHTQNLASLSLNNNHFNKIEESLFSGLSNLWYLNLGWNSLVVLPDRVFHNLPNLRELVLAGNKLPYLQHQIFCSLSELKELDLSGNLLKGIKLNIFVKLQKLQKLYLNHNQINAIAPRAFMGMKSLRWLDLSHNRLILLFEETFLGLLSLHVLRLSSNSITSLRPRTFKDLQFLEELQLGHNRIRSLAERTFDGLGQLEVLTLNNNQIQEIRVGAFLGLFNVAVMNLSGNCLKALPDYVFKSLTKLHSLHLENSCLSRIRPQTFSSLSCLRRLFLQHNTISMIEDQSLNDLHDLLELDLKHNRLTHLSPNMFVGLNNLEYLLLSSNQLLEISHNAFSPLQRLFWLDLSNNHLEMLDSTTITPLANLRYLSIRNNSLETFSVGSLGPSPVLEQLWLEGNKWHCNCSLKELRDFSLQHPTVVPRFVQSLTEVDDSHTPVYVYNNLTCLSPPDLAGLDLREISEDHFAYC; encoded by the coding sequence ATGTTATGGTTGCTCAGTCTCCAATATTGTGCCTTACATGGTACTGGTATTTGGGGCACATTGAGTATACCTAGCCATGTCATCTTTCCATCGTTTCCTCTTGCTGTGTGTTGTCAGCTAATGATTTCCATTTGTTTTGTCTTAatctccccctccactcccccaggaGACACTGCCCTCTTGTTACTCTTGGTCTTGGTGCTGGCAGCAGGGTCCCAATCTCCCAGCGGAGAAGCGCCCAAGGAGCAGCCTGACACAGAGCTCCTAAAATGCCCCAGCTCATGTGCCTGCAGCTATGATGACTACAGCGAGGAGCTCAACATCTTCTGCAGCTCCCGGAACCTCACGCACCTCCCAGAGGACATTCCTAGCAACGTTAAGTCATTATGGCTGGATGGGAACAACTTCCTTTCTCTGCCAGCTATGGCCTTCAGGAACCTTTCCAACCTGGACTTCCTTAACCTGCAGAGCAGTCAGCTGGCAAGCATTGAGCAGCATGCCTTCCATGGCTTAAAGGGCCTCTACCACCTGCACCTGGAACGGAACAGgctgaagcatttggcaccaaACACTTTCCTTCACACACAGAACCTCGCCTCCTTGAGCCTCAACAACAATCACTTCAACAAGATCGAGGAAAGCCTGTTTTCTGGGCTCTCCAATCTCTGGTACCTGAACCTCGGGTGGAACTCACTCGTGGTGCTGCCTGACAGAGTGTTCCATAACCTGCCTAACCTGAGGGAACTGGTCCTGGCTGGGAACAAGCTGCCCTACCTGCAGCACCAAATCTTCTGCAGTCTCAGTGAGCTGAAGGAGCTGGATTTGAGTGGGAACTTGCTCAAGGGCATCAAGCTCAATATCTTTGTCAAgctgcagaaactacagaagcTCTACCTGAACCACAACCAGATCAATGCAATTGCCCCACGTGCATTCATGGGAATGAAGTCCCTCAGGTGGCTAGACCTCTCCCACAATCGTCTCATCTTGCTCTTTGAAGAAACATTCCTGGGCCTTTTGAGCCTGCACGTGTTGCGTTTATCCAGTAATTCGATCACCAGCCTGAGGCCAAGGACTTTCAAAGATCTccagttcctggaggagctgcaaCTGGGACACAACAGGATCAGGAGCCTGGCAGAAAGGACTTTTGATGGGCTAGGCCAGCTGGAGGTCCTTACGCTGAACAACAACCAGATTCAAGAGATCAGGGTCGGAGCATTCCTTGGACTCTTTAATGTCGCAGTGATGAACTTGTCTGGTAACTGCCTCAAGGCACTTCCCGACTATGTCTTTAAGAGCCTAACCAAACTGCATAGTCTTCACCTGGAAAACAGCTGTCTCAGCAGAATCAGGCCACAAACTTTCTCCAGCCTTTCCTGCCTCCGGAGGCTCTTCTTGCAGCACAACACCATATCCATGATTGAAGACCAGAGTTTGAATGACCTGCATGATCTTCTGGAGCTGGACCTTAAGCACAACAGGCTGACCCATCTCTCGCCCAACATGTTTGTAGGCCTGAATAACCTGGAATACCTTCTCCTTTCCTCCAACCAGCTCCTGGAGATCTCTCACAATGCTTTCAGCCCACTTCAGCGTCTCTTCTGGCTTGATCTCTCCAACAACCATTTGGAAATGCTGGACAGCACCACAATTACCCCCTTAGCAAACCTGCGGTATCTTAGCATCAGAAACAATTCTCTGGAAACCTTCTCAGTTGGTTCTCTGGGCCCTTCACCTGTGCTggagcagctgtggctggaagGAAACAAGTGGCACTGTAATTGCTCACTGAAGGAACTGAGAGACTTTTCCTTGCAGCATCCCACAGTGGTTCCACGTTTTGTACAGTCCCTTACGGAGGTGGACGATTCCCACACACCCGTGTACGTATACAACAACCTGACCTGCCTAAGCCCACCAGACCTGGCAGGCCTTGACCTGAGGGAAATCAGTGAAGATCACTTTGCTTACTGCTAA